The following is a genomic window from Fundidesulfovibrio putealis DSM 16056.
GACGTTCTGAGCTTCTTCCGCTGCCCCCAGGAGCACTCCCTGGCCGCGTAAAATAACAGCGCAAGCAGTTCCATTCTGGCAGGCAGAACGGGGCAAAAGGCCTGAACGTTTCAACGTCCAGGCCTTTTGCCATGATGGCCCGACAGAAGCGGGGGAAGAAGGAGGGCGCGACTCTGTTCTTACGGATTCTTCGCCAGGAAGGGGCAGAACGACAGGGCCGCCGCGCCAAGGCGCGTGGCGGCCCCGCGTCCTTCGTAGAGCACCAGCGGAGGGAGGGCGCGAAGCCCTGTTCCGGCGTTCTTGACGGCCTCCAGCAGCACCAGCCGCGCGGGTTCCTCCAGGCGTGAATGCACCATCCGCAGCCGTTTGGGCGCAAGCCTTGCCGCCTCGCATCCCGTCATCAATTCAGACAGCCGCTCAGCCGGGAACACCATGGCCAGGGCTCCCTTGTTGGCCAATAGCCAGGACGCCGCAGCCAGGAAGTCCTGAAGGCTCCCCTGCGCCTCGAACCGGGCCTGGGTGCGCGATTCGTCCTGGCAGGAGAGGCCCGTGCCCAGCCTGCGGTAGGGGGGATTGGCCAGCGCCAGTCCGAAGGACTCCGGAGGTAGCACCTCGCGGATGCGCGTCACGTCTGCGGTCATGGCCGTGAAGCGGCCTGCGAGTCCGAGATGCGCGGCGTTGGCCGTGGCGGCCTGGGTCATGGCCGGGTCGATGTCCAGGCCCAGGGCCTCGCGCGGCGAGTCGTGGGCCAGCAGGGCGGCCAGGGCGGCCACGCCGCAGCCCGCGCCCAAATCGGCAATGCGGACGTTCTTCTTGGGGAGCACGAACGAGGCCAGCAGCAGCGGGTCCAGGGAGAACCGGTAGCCGTCCTCAGGCTGGAACAGGCCATTGGGGAAGGCCTCGCGCGCTTCCTGAACGCCGGGTGCGTCGCAGGTCATGCGGGCTGCTCAGGCCGGGGTGCGCCGTCTGGCGATGCGTTTTTTGATGAAGTCCATGAGCATGTCCGCCTCGTGCACCCGAAGCGCCACGGCCATCCCTATGTACGCCACGGCCCACACCACGATCAGCGCCAGGGCGGCGTAGTTGTTCACCGGCGTGAGATACGCGCCGACGCCGATAAGGAGACTCAAGCCCGCGCTGATCCACGTGGTGCGCGAAAGCTCCGCCCAGGGGCCGACCTTGGCGCGCAGGGCGCGTCCCAGCAGCCAGACGTTCAGCCAGGATGACAGCGAGGTGGCCAGGGCCAGCCCCACAAGATCAAGCGGGAACATGAGCGCCGCGCCCAGGGCGATGTTGGCGATCACGCTTATGAATCCGGCCCGCACCGGGGTTTTGGTGTCGTGCAGGGCGTAGAAGGCCGAGACCAGCGGGCGCACGCAGGCAAAGGCGGGCAGGCCCACGGCGTAGGCCATGAGCGCCGCCGAGGTTGCCTGGGCCGCCTCCGGAGTGAAGGCCCCGCGCCCGAACAACACCACCACCATGGGGTGGGCCAGGGCCATGAGCCCCGCCGTGGCAGGCAGGCAGATGAACAGGGTCAGGCTCATGGAGGCCGAGAGCGTGTGCTTGAATTCGGGCATCTGACCGCTCGCGCTGAGGCGCGCCAGGCTCGGCAGGGCTACCGTGCCGATGGCCGCCCCGAACACCCCCAGCGGGAACTGCACCAGCCGGTCTGCGTAGTAGAGCGCCGAGATGGACCCCGCCGCCAGAAACGAGGCCAGAAGCGTCCCCACCACGATGTTCAGCTGGTAGACCGCCGCCCCGAACACCGTGGGCAGCATGAGCTTGCCCATGCGCACCACGCCCTCGTCGAGGAACTTCCAGGGGCCGATCCAGCGGAACCCGAAGCGTTTGAGCGCCGGGTGCTGCATGTACATCTGCCCCATGCCGCCCACCAGCACCGACCACGCCAGGGCGTGGGGCACGTCCAGTCCGAACAGCCAAGCCACGCCGCAGCCGATGATGATGACGGTGTTCAGCTCGCTGGTGGCCAGGGCCGGGGCCAGGAAATGCCCCATGGAATTGAGCGCGCCCATGCACAGGGCCACGATGGATATCTGGATGATGTAGGGGAAGACGATGCGCACCAGCTGGACGGTGAGTTCCATCTGCTCCGGGTTGTCCGCGAAGCCGGGCGCAATGAGCATGGTCAGCGGCCTGGCGAAGAGGATTGCCAGCACGGTCACCGCTCCAAGGATGCACAAGAGCCAGACCAGGGCCGAGCGGGTCATGGCGAAGGCGGCCTCGTCGCCCTTTTCCTGGCGAAGGCTCGAGAACACGGGCACGAAGGCCATGGTCATGGAGCCTTCGGCGAACAGGCGGCGCAGGGTGTTGGGCAGGCGGTAGGCCACGTAGAAGGCGTCGGCGGCAGGCCCGGCCCCAAGTACGGACGCGACGATGACGTCGCGGAAAAAGCCCAGAACGCGCGACAGGAGCGTTGCCGCTCCCACCACAGAGGCGTTTTTCGCGATGGATTTGACGTGGTCTGTCATGGCGGCGCGACCTTAGAGCAAAGGGTCAGGCGCGTCCAGGCGCACAGAGGCCTCAAGGCGCTGCGCCGTTCGGCCAGGGCGGCCTTGAAAAAGCCGCACGCCGCCTACCAGAAGATGCTCCGGAAGCGGTCCAGGAGGCTCTGGGTCGATTCGGCCGTATCGGCCTGGGTGCTGGCGCGCATTTTGTTCACGCGCTCCTGGAAGATCCGGGTCACGTTGCTCACCAGGATGGGGTTCTTCTCAAGCACTCCCCGGAACGCCTCGCGGTCGATCTCCAGGCAGGACACCGGCTCAAGCGCGGTCACGTCTGCAAGCCTGGGCTCTCCGGTCAGCATGGCCATCTCGCCGAACACGTCGCCGGGGCCGAGCTTTGACAGTTCGTTCCCGTCGATGCTCACGGACACATGCCCGGCCACCAGGATGAACATGGTGGTCCCGGTCTGGCCGCGCTCCATGATGGAGGCTTCGGGCAGGAACGTGCGGATGGCCGCGCACTGGGCCAGCAGGTCCAGTTCGTCCGGCTGCATTCCCGCGAACAGGCCGACGCCTCCCACCAGCTTGAGCACGTCGCCGGGGGCCGCGCAGGTGGCTTTGCGCGCGCCGGAGAGCTGGCGGCGGCGCATGGGAATCTCGATGCACTGCTTCTTGAATTCGTACCAGACCAGGGAGAGCACCTCGCTGCGCGCGGCCACGGTGTCGTTGAAGTCCTCCACGAAGAAGACCATGCGGTAGGTGATCTGGTCCGGGTCGATCTCGGCGACGCGCACCCTGGGCGGCGGCTGCTTGGCCACCAGCTGCGCCTTGCGCAACACCTCTTCCAGGGCGCTCTTCACCTTGACCGGGGGCACGTTCACCGGGGCGGGCACGCTCACGGCCATGTTGCTCAGCGGTATCGGCTCGCTCAGGTTGACCACGCGGTCCTTGGCGATGGCGTTGTTGGGGATGAGCACCTGATTCTGGCTGAAGGTGACCAGCTTGGTGTAGCGCCAGGTGATCTCCACCACCTGGCCTTCCAGGTCGCCCACCTTGATCCAATCGCCGGTCTTGAAGGGCTTTTCCGTCTGGATCAGGAGCCCCGACAGCAGGCTCCCGATGGTGTCCTGCATGGAGAAGCCGATCACGGCGGTGATGATGGCAGAAGACGTCAGGATGGAGCCCACGTCCACGTTCAGGACGTTTCGAAGGCCCAGGCCGAGGAGCACCAGGGCCGCCACGAAGGAGAGCAGGTTCAAAAAAATCTTGTTGACCGGCCGGCGCTTGATGCGCGTGAGGTACACACCCGCGTAGAGGTCGTGCAGGACGGCCCGGAAGGCCATCCACAGGAACACGCCCAGGAGGATGTCCATGGGCACTGCCCAGACGCCCTTGAGCACGCGCACGTCCAGAACCCGCAGGGCGGCCATGGCGGTCAGCCATTTGCACAGCGACAGGATGGCCACGCCTTTGTCGCGCAGGCGCCACTGCGCCGCCTGGAGGGCGATGGTGGCCAGGGTCAGGGCGGCGGTCAGGGTCAGGTCGGCCGGGGCGGCTTCGTACAGGGTCAGCGCGAGGTCTTTCAGGGGGGTTGCCATGGGTGGGGAGTGTATCGTCACTGTTCGGCAAGGCAACGGTTTTTTCTTGCCGGGAGGCCGCGCGGCGAGGTACCCGCCCTGCGTGTCCAAAAAGAACAAAGAACGCCCCCTGCCCGAGTCCCTGGAGCTGCC
Proteins encoded in this region:
- a CDS encoding mechanosensitive ion channel family protein, giving the protein MATPLKDLALTLYEAAPADLTLTAALTLATIALQAAQWRLRDKGVAILSLCKWLTAMAALRVLDVRVLKGVWAVPMDILLGVFLWMAFRAVLHDLYAGVYLTRIKRRPVNKIFLNLLSFVAALVLLGLGLRNVLNVDVGSILTSSAIITAVIGFSMQDTIGSLLSGLLIQTEKPFKTGDWIKVGDLEGQVVEITWRYTKLVTFSQNQVLIPNNAIAKDRVVNLSEPIPLSNMAVSVPAPVNVPPVKVKSALEEVLRKAQLVAKQPPPRVRVAEIDPDQITYRMVFFVEDFNDTVAARSEVLSLVWYEFKKQCIEIPMRRRQLSGARKATCAAPGDVLKLVGGVGLFAGMQPDELDLLAQCAAIRTFLPEASIMERGQTGTTMFILVAGHVSVSIDGNELSKLGPGDVFGEMAMLTGEPRLADVTALEPVSCLEIDREAFRGVLEKNPILVSNVTRIFQERVNKMRASTQADTAESTQSLLDRFRSIFW
- a CDS encoding tRNA1(Val) (adenine(37)-N6)-methyltransferase, which codes for MTCDAPGVQEAREAFPNGLFQPEDGYRFSLDPLLLASFVLPKKNVRIADLGAGCGVAALAALLAHDSPREALGLDIDPAMTQAATANAAHLGLAGRFTAMTADVTRIREVLPPESFGLALANPPYRRLGTGLSCQDESRTQARFEAQGSLQDFLAAASWLLANKGALAMVFPAERLSELMTGCEAARLAPKRLRMVHSRLEEPARLVLLEAVKNAGTGLRALPPLVLYEGRGAATRLGAAALSFCPFLAKNP
- the murJ gene encoding murein biosynthesis integral membrane protein MurJ, producing the protein MTDHVKSIAKNASVVGAATLLSRVLGFFRDVIVASVLGAGPAADAFYVAYRLPNTLRRLFAEGSMTMAFVPVFSSLRQEKGDEAAFAMTRSALVWLLCILGAVTVLAILFARPLTMLIAPGFADNPEQMELTVQLVRIVFPYIIQISIVALCMGALNSMGHFLAPALATSELNTVIIIGCGVAWLFGLDVPHALAWSVLVGGMGQMYMQHPALKRFGFRWIGPWKFLDEGVVRMGKLMLPTVFGAAVYQLNIVVGTLLASFLAAGSISALYYADRLVQFPLGVFGAAIGTVALPSLARLSASGQMPEFKHTLSASMSLTLFICLPATAGLMALAHPMVVVLFGRGAFTPEAAQATSAALMAYAVGLPAFACVRPLVSAFYALHDTKTPVRAGFISVIANIALGAALMFPLDLVGLALATSLSSWLNVWLLGRALRAKVGPWAELSRTTWISAGLSLLIGVGAYLTPVNNYAALALIVVWAVAYIGMAVALRVHEADMLMDFIKKRIARRRTPA